In the genome of Massilibacillus massiliensis, one region contains:
- a CDS encoding LysR family transcriptional regulator has translation MINTRELTYFLTIVQEGSILSAAQKLHMAQPPLSRSIKQLEEELGCKLFKRGPRKIELTKAGKLFRNRAEQMLKLMDTAITEVKYLEDGNHGTLSIGTASSCGVTILPRVANIFHQQYPNLKFELWDGESIRIIELINAGIVEIGLVRFSFDNENFNMIRLPKEPLVAALHTNMLDSFPKTNYLSLKDLSEKPLMIHRKYETILTEHCQQIGFVPNYLCQADDIMPILAWADAGVGIAVVPTSAIGMIPTPNITFCTIVDPIVKLNAALIWKRNQPLSVAGQKFLDVFMTLHTL, from the coding sequence ATGATCAATACGCGAGAACTCACCTATTTTCTAACCATCGTACAAGAAGGCAGTATACTTAGCGCTGCCCAAAAACTCCATATGGCACAGCCGCCCTTAAGCCGCAGCATCAAACAATTAGAGGAAGAACTAGGCTGCAAGCTTTTTAAACGTGGACCACGTAAAATCGAGCTGACAAAAGCGGGAAAACTTTTCCGTAACAGAGCCGAACAAATGCTAAAACTGATGGACACCGCCATAACTGAAGTTAAATATCTGGAAGACGGAAATCACGGCACACTTTCGATTGGTACGGCCTCATCTTGCGGCGTGACAATTCTCCCAAGAGTCGCCAATATTTTCCACCAACAATATCCAAACCTAAAATTTGAACTCTGGGACGGCGAATCCATACGCATTATCGAATTAATCAACGCAGGTATCGTTGAAATTGGCCTTGTTCGTTTTTCCTTTGACAATGAAAATTTTAATATGATCCGACTGCCAAAAGAGCCTCTAGTTGCTGCTTTACATACAAATATGCTGGACAGCTTTCCAAAAACAAATTATCTGTCTTTAAAGGATCTGTCTGAAAAGCCACTCATGATCCATCGAAAATATGAAACAATTTTGACCGAACACTGTCAGCAAATCGGCTTTGTTCCAAACTATCTTTGCCAAGCAGATGATATCATGCCAATTCTTGCTTGGGCCGACGCCGGCGTTGGCATTGCCGTTGTACCAACCTCAGCCATCGGCATGATTCCTACCCCCAATATCACCTTTTGTACGATCGTTGATCCCATCGTTAAACTCAATGCCGCACTGATTTGGAAACGCAATCAACCGCTCTCCGTTGCCGGGCAAAAATTTCTTGATG